In the Sphingobium sp. Z007 genome, GAGCGGTGCGCATCAGGAATCAGCGAATCAGAGATCAGCGAATCAGGCGGATATCGACACCGATGTCGAGGTCGGCCCAGAGGCGATCGGCGGTCAGGACCGGCACGTTCAATGTCTGTGCCAGCGCCAGGCAGGCGCGATCCCCCAAGGACAGCCCCCTATGTCGGGTGAGGGGCCGCAGATTCGCAGCCGCGATCGCCTGATCGCGATCAAAGGCGTTGATACTGACGCCAAAGCGTTCGATTTGCAGGGTCAGCCCGTCCGCCGAATGTTCGTTAGCGACGCCGCGTTCAATGACTTCCGAGAGATTGACGGAAGACATGACGGCATTGCGTGCGACCGGAAGCACGACTTCACCGCCCCTTTCGTCCAAGAGCAGCGCAAGCAAGGCGGAACTGTCGAGAACGATCAATCCGCTTCACCCCACATGGCCCGTCGTTCAGCCAAAAACTGATCGACCGAATAATCATGACCTACTGCGGCGCGAATCTTCGCCTGCACGTCGCGCACCACCTGAAGATAGGATTTCAGCACTAAAGAGCCGGACATGTCCCGCTCGATGACAAGGGTGTCGCCGTCCTTGATTCCGAGTTCGCGACGCAGTTCCGCTGGAATGACGATCTTTCCGCCCGATATGACTTTCGCGCTGTAGGACATGATGACCTCCCGATACCTGAGTAATAGCATAGGTCCGAAAGACGAAACAGGTCCTACTCCGCCGCCTCCGCCTTGCCCGCGTCGGTCATGTCAGCTTCCGCCTTGGCCGCCTCGATCTCCGCCGCCTTGGCTTCGACCAAGCGGACGATATGGTCGACCATGCCTTCGTCCTGGATCACATGGTCGGTGATGCCCGACAGATAGACCATGTGCTTGCCCGCCCCACCGCCAGTCAGGCCGATGTCCGTCTCGCGCGCTTCGCCGGGGCCGTTGACGACGCAGCCCAGCACCGAGAGCGAGAGCGGCGTGTGGATATGCTGAAGCCGTTCCTCCAGCGCCTGCACGGTGCGGATGACGTCAAAGCCCTGGCGCGCGCAGGAGGGGCAGGAGATGACTTTCACGCCGCGGGTGCGGATGCCCAGCGACTTGAGGATTTCATAGCCGACCCGGACTTCCTCTTCGGGTTCGGCGGAGAGGGAGACGCGGATCGTGTCGCCGATCCCGGCCCAGAGCAGGTTGCCGATGCCGATCGCGCTTTTCACCGTGCCACCGATCAGGCCGCCAGCCTCGGTGATACCCAGATGCAGCGGGCAATCGACCGCGTCGGCCAGTTGCATATAGGCGGCGACGGCAAGGAAGACGTCGCTGGCCTTTACCGCAACCTTATATTCGTGGAAATCCTGATCCTGCAGCAGCTTAATATGGTCGAGCGCGGATTCGACCAGCGCTTCGGGACAGGGCTCGCCATATTTTTCGAGCAAATCCTTCTCCAGCGACCCGGCATTGACGCCGATGCGGATCGAGCAGCCATTGGCCTTGGCCGCGTCGACCACTTCCTTCACCCGCTTTTCCGACCCGATATTGCCCGGATTGATGCGCAGGCAGGCGGCGCCGGCGTCGGCGGCTTCCAGCGCGCGCTTATAATGGAAGTGGATGTCGGCGACGATCGGCACGCGAACGGCACGGACGATCTGTTTCAGCGCCGCAGTGGACTCTTCGTCAGGACAGGAGACGCGGATGATATCCACGCCCGCTTCCTCGCACCGGCGGATCTGCTCGATCGTACCCTTGACGTCATGGGTCAGCGTGTTGGTCATGGTCTGGACCGTGACCGGTGCGTCGCCACCGACGGGCACATTGCCGACCATGATCTGGCGCGATTTCCGCCGCGCTATGTCGCGCCAGGGGCGCAGGCCGGGATTATGGTCGGACATGCAAAAGGGGCTCCGTAAGCTACGGAGCCCCTATAGGGATGTTCCGATCCGATTAGAAGCGCAGCGTCGCCGATGCCGCGATCTGGTCCGCATTGCCACTGGTTTGGGCCAGCGTCGTGGCGGTGACGGTAGCGGGCAACGGGAAATAGCTGTCCGGGCGGATGATGTTCGCCTTTTCCACGAAAGTATGGGCGTAGCTAAGGTTGAGGGCGAAGGCATCCGACATGTTCCACGTTGCGCCGCCGGTCAGCCAGACGCGATCGCCGTCGGGGACGCGCGTGGTCAGATATTGCGGATTGGTGGGCGACCGGTCGAACATTGTGCCTGCGCGCAGGGTGAAGGCCGGGCTGACATCATATTCGCCGCCGACGCTGACCGAATAGCTGTCCTTATAGTCCAGTTCCTTGTTGGTCGTGCCGGCGGCCGATGTGACGGCGATGCCCTTGAACTTCGACCAGTTATACCATTTGCCGGTGACCATCGCGCGCAGTTGCGGCGTCAGCTTGTGCATCATGGAGACGGTGACGATGTCGGGCAGGTCCAGCGGCGCGGTGGCGGCGAAGGATCCATTGCCTGCCGCAACCGGGCCGATCAGGCCCGACACGATCTGGGTGCCGGCCAGCGTGTGGCTGACGCCGGACCGATAATGGACGCCCCAATTGGTGTCGCCGGTGGTGTAGAAGAGGCCGGCGTTCCAGCCGACGGACCAGTCGTCGCCCTTCAGACTGGCGAAGCCGTCAGTGGTGGCGAGCGGGGACAGCTGCGGCAGCGCATTGGTCAGCGTGGCCTTGACATATTGCACGTCGACGCCGCCGCCGATCGACAGATTGTCGGTCAGCTTATAGGCAGCCGATGGCTGGATATTATAGGTTTTAAGGTCGGTGTAGAGCGAATCGTAACGGCCGAAAAAGCCGTCATCATATTCCAGTTTCAGGCCGAACGGCGCGTTGACGCCCAGGCCAACCCAGAGCCGGTCGCTGACCTGCGCGCTCGCATAGAAGCTGGGGATGGGGATGACGCTTTCGAACGGATTGCCGCCGTCATTGCCGCCCACTGGGACCGACAGGGGCGATCCGGGGATAGTGCGGCGGGTGCCGCGGTTGGTCTGGTGCGCCGATGCGAACAGCGCGACGCCGCCGACCGAGGTCTGGATGCCATCTAGCTGCGTCATCGCGGCCGGATTGAAATAGATGGTGGACGGATCGTCGCCAGCCGCGGCACCGCCCGACAGCGCGCGCCCGGTTTCCTTGGGCGATTGTTCCTGCAGGTAGAAGCCGCCGGCGAAGGCCGGGGTCGACGCCAGCATGGCGCCGGTCAGGAGAAAAGCGGAAAAATGGCGACCGCGAAGCAACATGGCAGATCCTCTACTGGGCATGATCTGGGCCTTCGTCTGCAGCGCTCGAACGCCCGACCGGCCCTTTGGACGCAGACCGATTATCAGGATTGTGGTTAAATTCCAGTAAGCGGATCGCCCGATTCATCGCATATCCAGGCCCCTGGCTATGGTCGTATCAGTGCGACGCTACGGCAACAGGGCAGGAATGCTGTCTGATCCAGACGAAAAAAAAGCCGCCCCGAAGGACGGCCTTGAAGTTTTAGGAGAGGATGCCTGAAAGGCCCGATCCTTTTGCGGTGCAGCGCAGATTGTCGCAAATGCGAAACATGGAAGGACGATTGCGTTTTCTGCAATCCTTGTCTGCGGCGCTTCTTTCCGTAAGGGAAAGTTGCGACACAAAACGCATAACGACGCCAAATTATCAGACGTCTATAGGTATTTTTCAGGCCGATATGGCGCGCACTACGTTCGAATCGGCCAGTTGCGCATCCATTTGCGCGACTAACCGGGTCAGGCCCGCCGCATCGGACGATTCGGCGCGCGCCACCAAAGCCGCCTCGGTATTGGACGCGCGCAGCAGCCACCAGCCGTCGGCGGTGCGGACCCGCGCGCCGTCGATGGCACAGATATCGGCGCCCGCGGCCTGCAACCGGGCGAGGATTTCGGCGATCACCGCGAACTTGCGCGCTTCGGCCACGGGGAAGCGCCACTCGGGGGTGATGACGCTGGTCGGCATCGCATCGTGCAGCACGGTCAGGTTCTGCCCCAGCGATCCCACGGCACGGATCAGCCGAACGGCAGCGTAAAGGCCGTCGTCATAACCGGGATAATCGTCGGCAAAGAAGAAATGGCCGGTGGTTTCACCGCCTAGCGGGCTGCCAATCTGCTTCATTCTGGACTTGATATGGCTGTGGCCGGTCTTCCACATATCAGGCCGTCCCCCCAGCATCGCGATGCGGTCGAACAGGGTCTGGCTGGCCTTCACATCCGCCACGATCGGCGCGCCGGGCCGCTTTTCCAGCACGATCTGCGCGAAAAGTCCGAGCAGTTGATCGCCTGCGATCGTCCGGCCCTGCCCGTCGATGACGCCGATCCGGTCGCCGTCGCCATCGAAAGCCACACCGAAATCGAGCCTTTTGGCGAGGACGAGCGTGCGCAGGCCGGCCAGGTTTCGTTCCTGGGAAGGATCGGGATGATGATTGGGAAAATGGCCGTCTATATCGGTGAAGAGCAAATGATGCTCACCGGGGAGCAATTGCGTCAGGCGCTCCACCACCGGGCCAGCGGCGCCATTGCCCGCGTCCCAGCCGATGCGGCAGGCCGGCCCATCGAACCCAAGCATCAGGCGCGCAACATAGGCGTCCATCACGTCAGCCGTTTCGACCGCGCCGGTGCCCTGCTCCCAGTCGCCCGCCGCCGCGATAATGCCCAAGCGCTGAATGTCGTCCCCGAAAAACGGCGCATGACGGTGGACCAGCTTGAAGCCATTCTGGTCGCCGGGATTATGGCTGCCGGTTATCTGGATGCCGCCATCCACATCGCCGGTCACTTCGGCATGATATAGCATCGGCGTCGGGCCAAGGCCGATGCGCAGCACGTCGATGCCGGTGGCGATCAATCCATCGACCAGTGCGCTTTCCAGCATCGGCGAACTCAGTCGCCCGTCATAGCCGACCGCGATATGTCGGCCCCCGGCGCGGGCGACGATCGTGCCGAAACTGCGGCCGAGCGCCCAGGCATCGGCGGCGTGCAGCGTATCGCCCACCCGGCCGCGCAGATCATAGTCGCGCAACAGCGTGGGATCGAAACGGTGGGTCAAGGCTGCATGTGTTCGTCGAGCAGCAGGTCGCGCGCGGCGTTGATCTGGGCGGCGAGCGCTTCGGTGCCGCCCTTGTCGGGATGGACCGAGGCGATCAGGCGGCGATGGGCGGCGCGGATGGCGTTGGCGTCGGCATCAAGCGTCACGCCCAGCAGCGCGCGCGCCCTGGCGACGTCATCGGCAAGCGGCGGGGCAACAGGCGCAGCGGGGCGCTTGCGGGCTTTTGCCTTCGCTTTTCTATTGCCCTGCTTGGCGAAGAACAGCGCCGCGCCAATCAGCAACGGCGCGCCGATCACCGGCTTGCCCTTGGCCGCCAGCACCGCGCCCACCAGCGCCACGCCCAACGCCATGCCATCCTTCGCCGTCATGCGTTGCAGCTTTCCCGTCCAGATCAGCCAGATCGCAACAGCGGCGATAAGGAGTGTCAGCACGCCCATCAGGCCGCGCCGATCAGGTCCATCGACGCCACGCCATCGCGCGTCGGCAGGGCGAGGCCCGCGACCATTTCGCGCAATTCCTGGCGCGCGGCGATATGGCTGACCCCCAGTTCGCCCAGATGCCCCTTGTCGAGCAGGGTGAGGCCGGAGGGAAAGAGTTCGCGGAAGATGACGCGTTCCGACAGGCCGGGAATGACGCGGAAGCCAACGCGACGCGACAATTCCATCAGCGCGTCGCCGACCCGCTTCTTGTTGCGCGCATCATGATGCTGGACGCGGTTGCGCAGCACCACCCAGTCGATCGCCACGCCATCGACCTTCGCCCGCGTCTTGCGCGCTTCGAAGATGAGTTCGGAATAGAAGGACAGGCGGCGCACCTTGAAGGTTTCCGGGTCGACCTGGCCGATCAGGT is a window encoding:
- a CDS encoding division plane positioning ATPase MipZ → MGNPQPHLIVFANEKGGTGKSTTAVHTAIALSALGHRVGMIDLDPRQRTVTRYMENRLDTARRRSIELPTPDFAVFTGDSIAALDDQVVTLAADKDFLVVDTPGRDDVFARHLAPHANTLVTPMNDSFVDFDLIGQVDPETFKVRRLSFYSELIFEARKTRAKVDGVAIDWVVLRNRVQHHDARNKKRVGDALMELSRRVGFRVIPGLSERVIFRELFPSGLTLLDKGHLGELGVSHIAARQELREMVAGLALPTRDGVASMDLIGAA
- a CDS encoding AbrB/MazE/SpoVT family DNA-binding domain-containing protein, which gives rise to MSYSAKVISGGKIVIPAELRRELGIKDGDTLVIERDMSGSLVLKSYLQVVRDVQAKIRAAVGHDYSVDQFLAERRAMWGEAD
- a CDS encoding OmpP1/FadL family transporter, which gives rise to MLLRGRHFSAFLLTGAMLASTPAFAGGFYLQEQSPKETGRALSGGAAAGDDPSTIYFNPAAMTQLDGIQTSVGGVALFASAHQTNRGTRRTIPGSPLSVPVGGNDGGNPFESVIPIPSFYASAQVSDRLWVGLGVNAPFGLKLEYDDGFFGRYDSLYTDLKTYNIQPSAAYKLTDNLSIGGGVDVQYVKATLTNALPQLSPLATTDGFASLKGDDWSVGWNAGLFYTTGDTNWGVHYRSGVSHTLAGTQIVSGLIGPVAAGNGSFAATAPLDLPDIVTVSMMHKLTPQLRAMVTGKWYNWSKFKGIAVTSAAGTTNKELDYKDSYSVSVGGEYDVSPAFTLRAGTMFDRSPTNPQYLTTRVPDGDRVWLTGGATWNMSDAFALNLSYAHTFVEKANIIRPDSYFPLPATVTATTLAQTSGNADQIAASATLRF
- the pgmG gene encoding phosphoglucomutase/phosphomannomutase PgmG, with protein sequence MTHRFDPTLLRDYDLRGRVGDTLHAADAWALGRSFGTIVARAGGRHIAVGYDGRLSSPMLESALVDGLIATGIDVLRIGLGPTPMLYHAEVTGDVDGGIQITGSHNPGDQNGFKLVHRHAPFFGDDIQRLGIIAAAGDWEQGTGAVETADVMDAYVARLMLGFDGPACRIGWDAGNGAAGPVVERLTQLLPGEHHLLFTDIDGHFPNHHPDPSQERNLAGLRTLVLAKRLDFGVAFDGDGDRIGVIDGQGRTIAGDQLLGLFAQIVLEKRPGAPIVADVKASQTLFDRIAMLGGRPDMWKTGHSHIKSRMKQIGSPLGGETTGHFFFADDYPGYDDGLYAAVRLIRAVGSLGQNLTVLHDAMPTSVITPEWRFPVAEARKFAVIAEILARLQAAGADICAIDGARVRTADGWWLLRASNTEAALVARAESSDAAGLTRLVAQMDAQLADSNVVRAISA
- a CDS encoding type II toxin-antitoxin system VapC family toxin, whose translation is MIVLDSSALLALLLDERGGEVVLPVARNAVMSSVNLSEVIERGVANEHSADGLTLQIERFGVSINAFDRDQAIAAANLRPLTRHRGLSLGDRACLALAQTLNVPVLTADRLWADLDIGVDIRLIR
- the ispG gene encoding flavodoxin-dependent (E)-4-hydroxy-3-methylbut-2-enyl-diphosphate synthase, translated to MSDHNPGLRPWRDIARRKSRQIMVGNVPVGGDAPVTVQTMTNTLTHDVKGTIEQIRRCEEAGVDIIRVSCPDEESTAALKQIVRAVRVPIVADIHFHYKRALEAADAGAACLRINPGNIGSEKRVKEVVDAAKANGCSIRIGVNAGSLEKDLLEKYGEPCPEALVESALDHIKLLQDQDFHEYKVAVKASDVFLAVAAYMQLADAVDCPLHLGITEAGGLIGGTVKSAIGIGNLLWAGIGDTIRVSLSAEPEEEVRVGYEILKSLGIRTRGVKVISCPSCARQGFDVIRTVQALEERLQHIHTPLSLSVLGCVVNGPGEARETDIGLTGGGAGKHMVYLSGITDHVIQDEGMVDHIVRLVEAKAAEIEAAKAEADMTDAGKAEAAE
- a CDS encoding J domain-containing protein, with protein sequence MGVLTLLIAAVAIWLIWTGKLQRMTAKDGMALGVALVGAVLAAKGKPVIGAPLLIGAALFFAKQGNRKAKAKARKRPAAPVAPPLADDVARARALLGVTLDADANAIRAAHRRLIASVHPDKGGTEALAAQINAARDLLLDEHMQP